One part of the Sorangiineae bacterium MSr11954 genome encodes these proteins:
- a CDS encoding MarR family winged helix-turn-helix transcriptional regulator, producing the protein MSKALPQLEGRLFYRIKRLQTAIRVSAESALEDVGISPPQYSTMLALSANPGASNATLARICFVTPQTMNELIRGLENAKLVERVEAEDGRREIALQLTSEGKKRVAAGHKQMFDVETAALEAMSEGQRRTFLKHLDAVAVTLEAGQGKKRASRAGGGVRRRSG; encoded by the coding sequence ATGTCGAAGGCGCTACCCCAACTCGAAGGCCGGCTCTTCTATCGCATCAAGCGACTTCAGACCGCGATTCGTGTGTCCGCGGAGTCCGCGCTGGAGGACGTTGGAATATCCCCTCCCCAATATTCGACGATGCTCGCGCTCTCGGCCAACCCGGGGGCCTCGAACGCGACCTTGGCGCGGATTTGCTTCGTGACCCCGCAAACGATGAACGAGTTGATTCGGGGGTTGGAGAACGCAAAGCTGGTCGAGCGGGTCGAGGCCGAGGACGGTCGGCGTGAGATTGCGCTGCAGTTGACCAGCGAGGGAAAGAAACGCGTGGCGGCGGGGCATAAGCAGATGTTCGACGTCGAGACCGCGGCGCTCGAGGCTATGTCCGAGGGCCAGCGGCGGACGTTTTTGAAGCATCTCGATGCGGTTGCGGTGACGCTCGAGGCTGGGCAAGGGAAGAAGCGTGCGTCACGTGCGGGGGGCGGTGTGCGGCGGCGGTCGGGGTAG
- a CDS encoding SDR family oxidoreductase produces MNHQDFSDQVVVITGASAGVGAATAEELARRGASVVLAARRAPELDEVRARCGDKALAVVADVTKRQDVQRIFDQAIAKFERIDIWINNAGRGQIRPVLEITDEDLDTMIRDNTRSVLYGMQVVTPHLQARGNGAIVNVSSIVARMHVPRPVGSYAAAKAAMSRLSDALRGELAQSHPEIRVVAVYPGAIATDFGQNALGQKADSRKSPGAQSAEDVAHIVCEAALKSRGDIYTLPNGPAMVREYTEKQLAPLGPTP; encoded by the coding sequence ATGAACCACCAAGACTTTTCCGACCAAGTCGTCGTCATCACCGGCGCCAGCGCAGGCGTCGGCGCAGCCACCGCCGAGGAGCTCGCGCGCCGCGGCGCCTCCGTCGTCCTCGCAGCCCGGCGCGCCCCAGAGCTCGACGAAGTCCGCGCCCGCTGCGGCGACAAGGCACTCGCCGTCGTCGCCGACGTCACGAAGCGCCAGGACGTACAGCGCATCTTCGACCAAGCCATTGCCAAATTCGAACGCATCGACATTTGGATCAACAACGCCGGCCGCGGCCAAATCCGGCCCGTCCTGGAGATCACCGACGAAGACCTCGACACCATGATCCGCGACAACACGAGGTCCGTGCTCTACGGCATGCAAGTCGTCACACCGCACCTCCAGGCGCGCGGCAACGGCGCCATCGTCAACGTCTCATCGATCGTCGCCCGAATGCATGTCCCGCGTCCCGTCGGCTCCTACGCCGCCGCAAAAGCGGCCATGTCGCGTCTCTCGGACGCACTCCGTGGCGAGCTCGCGCAATCGCACCCCGAGATCCGCGTGGTCGCCGTCTACCCCGGTGCCATCGCCACGGACTTCGGCCAGAACGCGCTCGGCCAAAAAGCCGATTCCCGCAAGTCCCCCGGCGCACAGTCCGCAGAGGACGTCGCACACATCGTCTGCGAAGCCGCACTCAAGAGCCGCGGCGACATTTACACGCTGCCAAACGGCCCCGCCATGGTGCGCGAGTACACGGAGAAGCAACTCGCCCCCCTCGGGCCCACACCATGA